Proteins from a genomic interval of Oncorhynchus clarkii lewisi isolate Uvic-CL-2024 chromosome 13, UVic_Ocla_1.0, whole genome shotgun sequence:
- the LOC139364958 gene encoding phosphatidylcholine transfer protein-like isoform X1 translates to MSLHFTDEEFLEAWKELDKPQLEGGWEFFTETMGVKIYRLYDKETGLYEYKVFGVLVTCTPELCADVYMDLPYRKQWDGYVKELHEKDYDGHSAIYWEVKYPFPLSNRDYVYVRERREVDVDSRKIWVVLAKSSPQSPLPEKSGVQRVNDYKQTVAMESDGACGTKVFMNYFDNPGGNIPTWLVNWAAKSGVPAFLTDMQKACGNYSNYCQKNKK, encoded by the exons ATGTCGCTGCACTTTACAGATGAGGAATTTCTGGAGGCATGGAAGGAATTAGATAAACCTCAGTTGGAGGGGGGGTGGGAGTTTTTCACTGAGACAATGGGTGTCAAAATTTACCGGCTGTATGACAAG GAAACTGGACTTTATGAGTACAAAGTCTTTGGAGTGCTTGTCACCTGCACTCCAGAACTGTGTGCTGATGTCTACATGGACTTGCCCTATCGGAAACAATGGGATGGATATGTCAAAG AGCTGCATGAGAAGGACTATGATGGTCATTCAGCAATCTACTGGGAGGTGAAATACCCTTTTCCTCTGTCAAACAGAGAT TACGTGTACGTCAGGGAGCGGAGGGAGGTTGACGTGGACAGCAGGAAGATCTGGGTGGTCCTGGCTAAGAGCTCCCCACAGTCCCCTTTACCAGAGAAGAGTGGGGTGCAGCGAGTGAATGACTACAAGCAGACTGTGGCCATGGAGAGTGATGGTGCCTGTGGCACTAAAG TCTTCATGAATTACTTTGATAACCCTGGTGGTAATATTCCAACCTGGCTTGTGAACTGGGCAGCCAAG AGCGGAGTGCCTGCCTTCCTTACAGACATGCAGAAGGCCTGTGGCAATTACTCAAACTACTGCCAGAAGAACAAGAAATGA
- the LOC139364958 gene encoding phosphatidylcholine transfer protein-like isoform X2 codes for MSLHFTDEEFLEAWKELDKPQLEGGWEFFTETMGVKIYRLYDKETGLYEYKVFGVLVTCTPELCADVYMDLPYRKQWDGYVKELHEKDYDGHSAIYWEVKYPFPLSNRDYVYVRERREVDVDSRKIWVVLAKSSPQSPLPEKSGVQRVNDYKQTVAMESDGACGTKERSACLPYRHAEGLWQLLKLLPEEQEMNALCGKSHQSHKDCIFQLIVQ; via the exons ATGTCGCTGCACTTTACAGATGAGGAATTTCTGGAGGCATGGAAGGAATTAGATAAACCTCAGTTGGAGGGGGGGTGGGAGTTTTTCACTGAGACAATGGGTGTCAAAATTTACCGGCTGTATGACAAG GAAACTGGACTTTATGAGTACAAAGTCTTTGGAGTGCTTGTCACCTGCACTCCAGAACTGTGTGCTGATGTCTACATGGACTTGCCCTATCGGAAACAATGGGATGGATATGTCAAAG AGCTGCATGAGAAGGACTATGATGGTCATTCAGCAATCTACTGGGAGGTGAAATACCCTTTTCCTCTGTCAAACAGAGAT TACGTGTACGTCAGGGAGCGGAGGGAGGTTGACGTGGACAGCAGGAAGATCTGGGTGGTCCTGGCTAAGAGCTCCCCACAGTCCCCTTTACCAGAGAAGAGTGGGGTGCAGCGAGTGAATGACTACAAGCAGACTGTGGCCATGGAGAGTGATGGTGCCTGTGGCACTAAAG AGCGGAGTGCCTGCCTTCCTTACAGACATGCAGAAGGCCTGTGGCAATTACTCAAACTACTGCCAGAAGAACAAGAAATGAACGCCCTTTGTGGGAAGTCGCATCAAAGCCACAAGGATTGCATTTTTCAGCTCATCGTTCAATAA